One window of the Trifolium pratense cultivar HEN17-A07 linkage group LG2, ARS_RC_1.1, whole genome shotgun sequence genome contains the following:
- the LOC123905056 gene encoding uncharacterized protein LOC123905056: MDSSSLSSMELPSLKPYNLKNPTTTLIQSWVSSPKPNTLTLVSSNSPLTKKFQSFLLHCSTKPDTNTNNDTHSKKNNEPNSLSNKSNKESQPQEKNESFSSSSSSSQSSNSTTSLSSRGLVFDLGFSNSWDSEDIGSPVVKRFQSDEEERWYMWYHGRPKGKPSNDLIGLAISSNGVHWERGGGPAKSGSDVGFVMNCGKDWWGFDTRGIRPSGLLIMSSYRVRGSNAVYWLYYTGYSSESVEVRDHSSEFSFDSPIGLNDENFGKGKILKSLPGLAISQDGRNWARIEGEHHSGALIDVGKEKDWDSLFISSPQVVYHGNGDLRMYYHSFDKEKGEFCIGIARSRDGIKWLKLGKIMGGGKVGSFDEFGVMNACVTRNKSGGNYVMVYEGVGSNGRRCIGIAISPDGLMEWVRVQDEAILMPSNEGCWDDKDVGSPCLVYMDNEENEWRLYYRGVGNGGSVGIGMAVSNGKDFRSFRRWTGFHV; this comes from the coding sequence ATGGACTCATCATCATTGTCATCAATGGAACTTCCCTCATTGAAACCATACAACCTTAAAAACCCAACAACAACCTTAATTCAATCATGGGTTTCTTCCCCTAAACCAAACACTCTCACTCTTGTCTCCTCAAACTCTCCACTCACCAAAAAGTTTCAATCTTTCTTATTACATTGCTCCACAAAACCAGACACAAACACCAACAATGACACACACagcaagaaaaacaatgaaCCCAATTCACTTTCCAACAAATCCAACAAGGAATCACAACcacaagaaaaaaatgaatctttttcatcttcatcatcttcttcacaaTCTTCAAATTCTACTACTTCTTTATCTTCAAGAGGGTTGGTTTTTGATTTGGGTTTTTCAAACTCATGGGATAGTGAAGACATTGGATCACCAGTAGTGAAAAGGTTTCAAAGTGATGAAGAAGAGAGATGGTACATGTGGTACCATGGAAGACCAAAAGGTAAACCTTCAAATGATTTAATAGGTTTAGCAATTTCAAGCAATGGTGTTCATTGGGAACGTGGTGGAGGTCCTGCAAAATCAGGTTCTGATGTTGGTTTTGTGATGAATTGTGGTAAAGATTGGTGGGGTTTCGATACTCGCGGAATTAGGCCTTCTGGATTGTTAATCATGTCTAGTTACAGAGTTAGAGGTTCCAATGCTGTTTATTGGCTTTATTACACCGGATATAGTTCCGAATCTGTAGAGGTTCGTGATCATTCTTCGGAGTTTAGTTTTGATAGCCCAATTGGTTTGAATGATGAGAATTTCGGTAAAGGTAAGATTTTGAAGTCATTACCTGGTTTAGCTATAAGTCAAGATGGTAGAAATTGGGCTAGAATTGAAGGAGAGCATCATAGTGGAGCATTGATTGATGTTGGTAAAGAAAAAGATTGGGATTCATTGTTTATTTCATCACCACAAGTTGTTTATCATGGAAATGGTGATTTAAGGATGTATTATCATTCATTTGATAAAGAAAAAGGGGAATTTTGTATTGGAATTGCTAGGTCAAGAGATGGAATTAAGTGGTTGAAATTAGGGAAAATAATGGGTGGAGGTAAAGTTGGTTCTTTTGATGAATTTGGAGTGATGAATGCTTGTGTTACAAGAAACAAAAGTGGTGGAAACTATGTGATGGTTTATGAAGGTGTAGGTAGTAATGGAAGGAGGTGTATTGGTATAGCAATTTCACCTGATGGGTTGATGGAATGGGTTAGGGTTCAAGATGAGGCTATTTTGATGCCATCAAATGAAGGTTGTTGGGATGATAAAGATGTTGGATCACCTTGTTTGGTTTATATGgataatgaagaaaatgaatgGAGATTGTATTATAGAGGTGTTGGTAATGGTGGAAGTGTTGGAATAGGTATGGCTGTTTCTAATGGGAAGGATTTTAGGAGTTTTAGAAGATGGACTGGTTTTCATGTATAA